Proteins from a genomic interval of Sphingobacterium lactis:
- a CDS encoding helix-turn-helix transcriptional regulator: MQDKLKTISLTELYGKGSLHELLEEQAHEGVPNGYQRIKLENAFLQATLMKFICSDLIVSYQEWILKEPFQLVVNHDQELIKVQFELEGHSRFESTEQGLIEIPNSHFQFIHIPRTQGTLTYTTSRKVLDIYVQEAYLFDLLRTQGYSEKQVRNFFYLQNYTFCKQPHIIRIDQAKLIQEMLNHPYQADFAKEYIRTKATELILSVFHGAHDRLPKSKWSEQDIKIIQDVLHFLNTEYHTELHLKELTRKFGINEFKLKVAFKDLVGETVFTYIRKKRLAKAQELLRDSDMDIKEIAFLTGFKYPHHFSKVYYNYFNELPSAHRKSKVIH; encoded by the coding sequence ATGCAGGATAAATTGAAAACAATTAGCTTGACTGAACTTTATGGAAAGGGAAGTCTTCATGAGCTTTTGGAAGAACAGGCGCATGAAGGTGTACCCAATGGATACCAGCGCATAAAACTGGAGAACGCCTTCCTGCAAGCGACCTTAATGAAATTCATCTGCTCGGATTTAATCGTTAGCTATCAGGAATGGATCCTAAAGGAACCTTTCCAATTGGTAGTGAATCATGACCAAGAGCTTATCAAAGTCCAATTTGAACTGGAAGGTCATTCCCGATTTGAAAGCACAGAACAGGGACTCATTGAAATTCCGAACAGTCATTTTCAGTTCATCCATATTCCCAGAACACAAGGTACCCTGACCTATACAACCTCCCGCAAGGTATTGGATATTTATGTGCAGGAAGCATATCTATTTGATTTATTGCGAACGCAGGGTTATTCGGAAAAGCAAGTGCGGAATTTCTTCTATCTGCAGAACTATACCTTTTGCAAACAACCCCATATTATCCGCATTGATCAAGCCAAATTGATCCAGGAAATGTTGAACCACCCCTACCAAGCTGATTTTGCTAAAGAGTATATTCGGACCAAAGCGACGGAATTGATTCTTTCGGTCTTTCACGGAGCCCATGACAGGCTTCCGAAAAGTAAATGGAGTGAACAGGACATCAAGATCATCCAGGATGTCCTCCATTTTCTCAATACCGAATACCATACCGAATTGCACCTGAAGGAACTTACCCGCAAGTTTGGCATCAACGAATTTAAGCTCAAAGTAGCCTTCAAAGATCTCGTCGGAGAAACTGTCTTTACCTACATCCGCAAGAAAAGGCTTGCCAAGGCGCAGGAATTACTACGGGATTCCGATATGGACATCAAGGAAATTGCTTTTCTGACCGGTTTTAAATATCCGCACCACTTCAGCAAGGTCTATTATAATTACTTCAACGAATTGCCCAGTGCCCATCGAAAAAGCAAGGTTATCCATTGA
- a CDS encoding NAD-dependent succinate-semialdehyde dehydrogenase, translating into MKNTLLLQKAYLNGSFIDSKDTFTVINPSSQKAIGNLPDLTVKDCKKYIQTAHKAWQSWKDVPVGERAALLRKLYNLINDHKDELAEIMTLESGKPITESLTEVDYSNSFIDWFAEEVKRAYGETIPTLSGNNRMQTIKQGVGVVAAITPWNFPLAMITRKVGPALAAGCTVVLKPASQTPFSAIALAKLVDEAGFPKGVFNVITSKDSKGIGKELATNELVRKISFTGSTGVGSTLMEQAASTIKRISLELGGNAPFLVFDDADIDAAVSGAITGKFRNTGQTCVSINRFYVQEGVYEEFSKKLTKAVSELNVGDGLNKKVQVGPLINEDGLKKVEHHVKDAVDKGATIATGGKRIKGLFFEPTVLTNMAKDSLIAEEETFGPICALFKFKTEEEGIQAANNTPFGLAAYFFSQDVHQCFRVAEKLESGMVGVNTGLVSNASAPFGGVKQSGLGREGSKYGLDEYMEIKYICFGGN; encoded by the coding sequence ATGAAAAATACGTTATTGCTACAGAAAGCATACCTAAATGGTTCATTTATTGATTCCAAAGATACATTTACAGTTATCAATCCTTCCTCGCAAAAAGCCATCGGTAATTTACCGGACCTGACGGTGAAGGATTGCAAGAAATACATACAGACGGCACATAAAGCTTGGCAAAGTTGGAAAGATGTTCCTGTTGGCGAACGTGCCGCCCTCTTGCGGAAACTCTATAACCTGATCAACGACCACAAGGATGAGCTCGCAGAGATCATGACCTTGGAAAGTGGAAAGCCGATCACGGAATCCCTGACGGAGGTGGATTATTCAAATTCGTTCATCGACTGGTTTGCGGAAGAGGTGAAGCGTGCCTATGGGGAGACCATCCCTACCCTTTCGGGAAACAACAGGATGCAGACCATTAAGCAGGGTGTCGGTGTCGTTGCGGCCATTACCCCATGGAACTTTCCTTTGGCCATGATTACGCGCAAGGTGGGTCCAGCGCTGGCAGCAGGCTGTACCGTTGTCCTGAAGCCAGCTTCGCAAACTCCATTTTCAGCAATTGCCCTGGCAAAACTGGTGGATGAAGCCGGATTTCCCAAGGGTGTATTCAATGTGATCACCTCCAAGGATAGCAAGGGAATTGGCAAAGAACTGGCCACGAACGAGTTGGTACGGAAGATATCCTTTACCGGATCAACGGGAGTGGGCAGTACGCTGATGGAACAGGCAGCATCCACGATCAAACGGATCTCCCTCGAATTGGGCGGAAATGCGCCATTCTTGGTTTTCGACGACGCCGATATCGATGCAGCGGTCTCTGGAGCCATCACCGGCAAATTCCGGAATACGGGACAGACCTGTGTTTCCATCAATAGGTTCTACGTGCAGGAAGGCGTTTATGAGGAATTCAGCAAGAAATTGACCAAAGCTGTCAGCGAGCTGAATGTTGGCGATGGACTCAATAAAAAGGTTCAGGTCGGACCACTGATCAATGAAGATGGATTAAAGAAAGTGGAGCACCATGTAAAGGATGCCGTGGATAAAGGCGCAACAATCGCGACAGGTGGAAAGCGCATCAAAGGTTTATTCTTTGAACCCACGGTCTTGACAAACATGGCTAAGGATAGCCTAATCGCCGAGGAAGAAACATTTGGTCCAATCTGCGCACTCTTCAAATTCAAAACCGAGGAGGAAGGGATCCAAGCAGCGAACAATACGCCATTTGGTTTAGCAGCTTATTTCTTCAGCCAGGATGTCCATCAGTGCTTCCGCGTGGCCGAAAAATTGGAATCCGGGATGGTCGGTGTGAATACGGGATTAGTATCCAATGCTTCCGCACCATTCGGCGGTGTAAAACAATCCGGATTGGGTCGTGAGGGATCCAAATATGGACTTGACGAATATATGGAAATCAAATACATCTGTTTTGGAGGCAATTAA
- the hemE gene encoding uroporphyrinogen decarboxylase, giving the protein MDKNLKNDLLIRAALSQPTERPPVWMMRQAGRFMKEYWEIKNKYSFLEMCKTPKIAADVTMLPIDLLGVDAAILFSDILVTAEAMGGDLSFEQGVGPRFANPIRTAQDVENLNVDCLDKLQYVADAIKVIQGRLDGKVPLIGFAGAPFTILSYLVEGGSSKDFKLTKTLLNNQPEMAHTILQKIADVTVDYLNMQIEAGVNALQLFDSWALALSWNDYQEFSHRYNKYILSKLNRKDVPVISFCKGSSVFAPIMADAQPDVVSVDWNADLLNIKKSLPAGMAVQGNLDPFVLYADKPVIKKKIIDLFERMRGENGFIFNLGHGIMPDIPFDNVKYAVEVIKDFKY; this is encoded by the coding sequence GTGGACAAAAATTTAAAGAACGATCTATTGATTCGTGCTGCGCTTTCGCAGCCAACGGAAAGACCGCCAGTATGGATGATGCGCCAAGCGGGAAGATTCATGAAGGAATATTGGGAAATCAAGAACAAATATTCTTTCTTGGAAATGTGCAAAACCCCAAAAATTGCCGCAGATGTGACCATGCTTCCCATTGACCTGTTAGGGGTTGATGCAGCTATTCTATTTTCGGATATTTTGGTAACAGCAGAGGCAATGGGAGGTGACCTATCCTTCGAGCAGGGTGTAGGGCCGCGCTTTGCAAACCCAATCCGTACGGCGCAGGACGTGGAGAACCTCAATGTAGATTGTTTGGATAAATTGCAATATGTGGCTGATGCCATCAAAGTTATCCAAGGCCGCTTGGACGGAAAGGTACCTTTGATCGGTTTCGCTGGTGCACCATTTACCATCTTGAGCTACTTGGTAGAAGGTGGTTCCTCCAAAGATTTCAAACTGACCAAGACTTTATTGAACAATCAGCCAGAAATGGCACACACCATCCTGCAGAAGATTGCCGATGTGACGGTAGATTACCTGAACATGCAGATCGAGGCTGGCGTGAATGCGCTACAATTATTCGATAGCTGGGCATTGGCCTTATCTTGGAACGATTACCAAGAGTTTTCGCACCGATATAACAAATACATCTTATCCAAGTTGAACCGCAAGGATGTTCCGGTTATTTCCTTTTGTAAGGGAAGTTCGGTATTTGCACCGATTATGGCGGATGCACAGCCAGATGTTGTTTCCGTAGATTGGAATGCCGATCTATTGAACATCAAAAAATCGCTGCCAGCGGGTATGGCCGTTCAAGGTAACCTGGATCCGTTCGTGCTGTATGCGGATAAACCGGTGATCAAAAAGAAAATTATCGATCTATTCGAGCGGATGCGTGGAGAAAACGGATTTATCTTCAACTTAGGCCACGGCATCATGCCGGATATTCCATTCGATAATGTGAAATATGCGGTCGAAGTGATCAAAGATTTTAAATATTAA
- the hemJ gene encoding protoporphyrinogen oxidase HemJ: protein MLYLYAKAIHIIFVICWMAGLFYMPRLFVYHTEAKQKPAEAYRVLHDQFVIMENRLWWVITTPAMYITVASALVMLHQNPALLLTGWMQVKLGFVAALIVYHFMSQRIMFKLRDEQSTWTSTQLRLWNEVSTIILFAIVFLVILKSAFGWVFGVVGILSLGILLMILVKLYKKYRKSKGEQVD from the coding sequence ATGCTTTACCTATACGCGAAGGCGATACATATTATTTTTGTGATTTGCTGGATGGCAGGCTTATTCTACATGCCGCGTCTCTTTGTGTACCACACGGAGGCGAAGCAAAAACCAGCCGAGGCCTACCGTGTTCTGCACGATCAATTCGTGATCATGGAGAATCGGTTGTGGTGGGTCATCACCACACCGGCCATGTATATCACCGTTGCTTCAGCTTTGGTTATGCTGCACCAGAATCCCGCGCTGCTCTTGACAGGCTGGATGCAGGTGAAGCTCGGCTTTGTGGCCGCATTGATTGTTTATCATTTCATGTCCCAGCGGATCATGTTCAAACTTCGAGACGAGCAATCCACTTGGACTTCCACACAGCTTCGCCTATGGAATGAAGTCTCCACGATTATCCTTTTTGCCATTGTTTTCCTGGTTATCCTAAAATCCGCTTTTGGCTGGGTGTTCGGCGTGGTTGGGATTCTGAGTTTGGGAATCCTATTGATGATTCTGGTCAAGCTCTATAAGAAATACCGCAAGAGCAAAGGTGAACAGGTTGATTAA
- a CDS encoding bifunctional 3,4-dihydroxy-2-butanone-4-phosphate synthase/GTP cyclohydrolase II produces the protein MKVKLNTIEEAIEDIKAGKVIIVVDDEDRENEGDFVTAARNATPEIINFMATHGRGLVCAPLTEERCKELNLGLMVNDNTAVYETNFTVSVDLQGYGCTTGISASDRSKTIKALIDPNIRPEELGRPGHIFPLIAKDGGVLRRTGHTEASVDLARLAGFEPAGVLVEILKDDGEMARLPDLIKVAERFDLKIISIEDLIEYRLKHDTLIQEEVSVEMPTEWGEFKLKAFTQKNTGEQHLALYKGEWNEDEPILVRVHSSCVTGDIFGSCRCDCGPQLHKSMEMIQKEGKGIIVYMNQEGRGIGLVNKLHAYKLQESGVDTVDANLQLGFKPDLRDYGVGAQILRYMGVTKMRLMSNNPTKRAGLIGYGLEVVENVPIEIVPNPYNTEYLKTKRDRMGHTLNNL, from the coding sequence ATGAAAGTTAAATTAAACACGATTGAAGAAGCAATCGAGGATATAAAAGCGGGTAAGGTCATCATTGTTGTCGATGATGAGGACCGCGAGAATGAGGGTGATTTTGTTACCGCTGCGCGTAACGCAACACCAGAGATCATTAATTTCATGGCGACCCATGGCCGTGGTTTGGTTTGTGCTCCCCTAACCGAGGAGCGTTGTAAGGAACTCAACCTGGGATTAATGGTGAATGACAACACAGCCGTTTATGAAACGAACTTTACGGTGTCGGTTGATTTACAGGGTTACGGTTGTACGACCGGTATCTCGGCTTCCGACCGTTCCAAAACCATTAAAGCATTAATCGATCCGAACATCAGACCTGAAGAATTGGGACGTCCGGGACATATTTTCCCTTTGATCGCCAAGGATGGCGGTGTATTGCGCCGTACGGGTCACACGGAAGCTTCCGTGGATCTTGCACGTCTTGCAGGTTTTGAACCGGCTGGTGTTTTGGTGGAGATATTGAAGGACGATGGTGAAATGGCGCGCCTTCCAGACCTGATCAAGGTGGCGGAACGTTTCGACCTGAAGATCATCAGTATCGAAGACCTGATCGAATACCGTTTGAAACACGATACCCTGATCCAAGAAGAGGTCAGTGTGGAAATGCCAACGGAATGGGGTGAATTCAAATTGAAAGCCTTTACCCAAAAGAATACCGGCGAACAGCATCTTGCCCTGTACAAAGGCGAGTGGAATGAAGATGAGCCGATCCTAGTTCGTGTACATAGCTCCTGTGTAACGGGTGATATCTTCGGCTCCTGCCGTTGCGACTGCGGTCCACAATTGCACAAATCCATGGAGATGATCCAGAAAGAAGGAAAAGGTATCATTGTCTACATGAACCAAGAAGGCCGCGGTATAGGTCTGGTGAATAAATTACATGCCTATAAATTACAGGAATCCGGCGTGGACACGGTAGATGCGAACCTGCAATTGGGTTTCAAACCCGACTTGCGCGACTATGGCGTTGGTGCACAGATCCTCCGCTATATGGGCGTTACAAAAATGCGCTTGATGTCCAATAACCCGACCAAGCGTGCCGGTTTGATTGGTTATGGTCTTGAAGTGGTTGAAAACGTGCCGATTGAGATTGTACCTAATCCCTACAATACCGAATATTTAAAAACAAAAAGAGATCGTATGGGACACACCCTGAACAATCTTTAA